TATTGAGGTGGTGGCTGTCAACGATCTGCTCGATATCGACTACATGGCTTATTTATTGCGTTATGACTCAACACATCGGCGTTTTCCTGGAAGCGTTGAGGTAGAAAATGGAAACTTAATTGTTAATGGAAAAAAAATCCGTATCAGTGCTCAACGAGATCCAAAAGACCTCGCTTGGGGAGACGTAGGCGCTGATTACATCCTCGAAAGTACAGGATTTTTTCTGACAGACGAAACAGCACGGTGCCACATCGAAGCAGGCGCCAAACGCGTTGTAATGAGTGCCCCATCAAAGGATGAAACACCGATGTTCGTCATGGGCGTTAATCATAAAAGCTACAACGATCAAGATATTGTTTCGAATGCAAGTTGCACCACAAACTGTTTAGCACCAATTGCAAAAGTTGTTCACGACAGGTTTGGGATTCTGAGTGGATTAATGACCACTGTTCATGCAACAACAGCAACCCAAAAGCCAGTTGATAGTCCTTCGCTTCGGGATTGGCGAGGCGGCCGAGGTGCAGGCCAAAGCATTATTCCCAGCTCTACTGGTGCCGCCAAAGCTGTTGGAAAGGTCATCCCTGAGCTCAACGGAAAACTAACTGGCATGGCATTCCGCGTCCCAACGCCTGATGTTTCCGTCGTTGATCTGACGGTCAACCTGGCTCAGTCGACGACCTATGAGGCAGTAAAAAATGCGATGAAAGAAGCTTCTGAGAATGAATTATCAGGCATTCTTGGCTACACAGAAGATCAAATTGTTTCGAACGATTTGCTTGGGGAAAGCTGTACCTCGGTGTTTGATGCTGGGGCAGGAATGGCATTAAACGACACTTTCATGAAGCTAGTTGCTTGGTACGACAACGAATGGGCATACAGCTGTAAGTGCATTGATTTAATTCAGCATAT
The DNA window shown above is from Synechococcus sp. CC9902 and carries:
- the gap gene encoding type I glyceraldehyde-3-phosphate dehydrogenase, which translates into the protein MTTRIGINGFGRIGRLAFRQAVSLPDIEVVAVNDLLDIDYMAYLLRYDSTHRRFPGSVEVENGNLIVNGKKIRISAQRDPKDLAWGDVGADYILESTGFFLTDETARCHIEAGAKRVVMSAPSKDETPMFVMGVNHKSYNDQDIVSNASCTTNCLAPIAKVVHDRFGILSGLMTTVHATTATQKPVDSPSLRDWRGGRGAGQSIIPSSTGAAKAVGKVIPELNGKLTGMAFRVPTPDVSVVDLTVNLAQSTTYEAVKNAMKEASENELSGILGYTEDQIVSNDLLGESCTSVFDAGAGMALNDTFMKLVAWYDNEWAYSCKCIDLIQHMDSSGEKKDS